Proteins from a single region of Pseudarthrobacter sp. NIBRBAC000502772:
- a CDS encoding acyl-CoA desaturase → MTTTLPTSERPKSRVRQPNAVVLSYSELLKSVKAEGLLERRVGFYITLFASLVLLMAATWFGFALIGDSWFQLLIAAAVGVLCTQLSFLAHEAGHRQIFASRRANDWTARILATSVAGMSYSWWEQKHGAHHNHPNVISKDPDIATGAIAFHTEGAATRQGRFSFLTRKQGWFFFPLLFLVGLGLQIDSVKFVFRRAKVTHRWVELPILLVRLSLLPVLAFTFLPLGMAFAFIGVQLAVFGFYMGASFAPNHKGMPVLPADSRVDFFSRQVLTSRNISGGRFMDILLGGLNRQAEHHLFPDMARPQLDKAAKIVREYCNKHQVPYTETTLLQSYGIIVRYLNDVGLAAGRHFECPMATVTRRF, encoded by the coding sequence ATGACCACCACCCTTCCCACGTCAGAGCGCCCAAAATCGCGTGTCCGGCAGCCCAACGCCGTTGTCCTGAGCTATTCGGAGCTGTTGAAGAGCGTCAAGGCTGAAGGCCTGCTGGAACGCCGCGTCGGTTTCTACATCACGCTCTTTGCCAGCCTGGTACTCCTCATGGCCGCCACCTGGTTCGGGTTTGCCCTGATCGGCGACAGCTGGTTCCAGCTCCTCATCGCCGCGGCCGTCGGGGTCCTCTGCACACAGCTGAGTTTCCTGGCCCACGAGGCCGGGCACCGCCAGATCTTCGCGTCACGCCGGGCCAACGACTGGACCGCCCGGATCCTGGCCACCTCGGTTGCCGGCATGAGCTATTCCTGGTGGGAGCAGAAGCACGGCGCCCACCACAACCACCCGAACGTCATTTCGAAGGATCCTGACATTGCCACGGGGGCCATCGCCTTCCACACCGAAGGTGCCGCTACGCGGCAGGGCAGGTTTTCGTTCCTGACCCGCAAGCAGGGCTGGTTCTTCTTCCCGCTGCTGTTCCTTGTTGGCCTGGGGCTGCAGATCGATTCCGTGAAGTTCGTCTTCCGCCGGGCCAAGGTGACACACCGATGGGTAGAGCTTCCCATTTTGCTGGTCCGGCTTAGCCTCCTGCCCGTGCTGGCTTTTACGTTCCTGCCGCTCGGAATGGCGTTCGCGTTCATCGGCGTGCAGCTCGCCGTCTTCGGTTTCTACATGGGTGCTTCCTTCGCGCCGAACCACAAGGGCATGCCGGTCCTGCCCGCGGACAGCCGCGTGGACTTCTTCAGCCGCCAGGTCCTGACGTCACGGAACATCTCCGGTGGCCGGTTTATGGACATCCTGCTCGGCGGCCTGAACCGCCAGGCTGAGCACCACCTCTTCCCGGACATGGCACGCCCCCAGCTGGATAAGGCAGCCAAGATTGTCCGCGAATACTGCAATAAGCACCAGGTTCCCTACACGGAAACCACGCTGCTGCAGTCCTACGGCATCATCGTCCGCTACCTGAATGATGTAGGCCTTGCTGCAGGACGCCACTTCGAGTGCCCCATGGCAACGGTGACCCGGCGGTTCTAG
- the argF gene encoding ornithine carbamoyltransferase: MTPVVSSAGTASTTRHFLKDTDLSPAEQAEVLDLAVRMKAAPYSVQPFAGEGNGRKTVAVIFDKTSTRTRVSFATGIADMGGNALIINPGEAQIGHKESVEDTAKVLERMVSTIVWRTGAHSGLVAMAANSKVPVINALCDDYHPCQLLADLLAVKEHKGELKGLTMSYLGDAANNMANSYLLAGVTAGMHVRIAGPEGYLPAPEIVAAAEERAAQTGGSVLVTTDAAVALKGADVVATDTWVSMGQEAEKEARLQLFREYSVDEAAMAHAAEDAVVLHCLPAYRGYEISAGVIDGPQSIVWDEAENRLHVQKALMAWLMHRSGLAVVEGLAPVDGLAPQEVGN, translated from the coding sequence GTGACCCCTGTAGTTTCTTCCGCCGGCACAGCCAGCACCACACGCCACTTCCTGAAGGACACGGACCTGAGCCCCGCCGAGCAGGCCGAGGTCCTGGACCTGGCCGTCCGCATGAAGGCAGCGCCGTACAGCGTGCAGCCCTTTGCCGGGGAGGGCAATGGCCGCAAGACGGTGGCCGTCATCTTCGACAAGACCTCCACCCGTACGCGGGTTTCCTTTGCCACGGGCATCGCGGACATGGGCGGCAACGCGCTGATCATCAACCCGGGCGAGGCGCAGATCGGCCACAAGGAATCTGTCGAGGACACCGCCAAGGTCCTGGAGCGTATGGTCTCCACCATTGTGTGGCGCACCGGCGCGCACTCGGGCCTGGTGGCCATGGCGGCGAACTCCAAGGTGCCCGTTATCAACGCCTTGTGCGATGATTACCACCCGTGCCAGCTCCTGGCGGACCTGCTCGCCGTCAAGGAACACAAGGGCGAGCTCAAAGGCCTCACCATGAGCTACCTGGGCGACGCCGCCAACAACATGGCCAACTCCTACTTGCTGGCCGGCGTCACCGCCGGGATGCACGTCCGTATCGCCGGGCCCGAAGGCTACCTCCCGGCACCGGAGATCGTTGCCGCGGCCGAGGAGCGCGCCGCCCAGACCGGCGGTTCCGTGCTGGTCACCACCGACGCCGCCGTTGCCCTCAAGGGCGCCGACGTTGTGGCCACGGACACCTGGGTCTCCATGGGCCAGGAAGCCGAAAAGGAGGCCCGGCTGCAGCTGTTCCGGGAGTACTCCGTCGATGAGGCGGCCATGGCACACGCGGCGGAGGACGCCGTCGTGCTTCACTGCCTCCCTGCCTACCGCGGCTACGAGATTTCGGCGGGCGTCATCGACGGCCCGCAGTCGATCGTCTGGGACGAAGCGGAGAACCGGCTGCACGTGCAGAAGGCACTGATGGCCTGGCTGATGCACCGCTCCGGACTCGCCGTCGTCGAAGGACTGGCCCCGGTGGACGGGTTGGCACCCCAGGAGGTCGGCAACTAG
- the argH gene encoding argininosuccinate lyase, with translation MAEQTPVSTGSTTGSTNTGALWGGRFAGGPADALAALSKSTHFDWRLARYDIAGSKAHARVLHKAGLLDDAELDGMLDALGRLDDDVASGAYLPAESDEDVHGSLERGLIERAGTQLGGKLRAGRSRNDQVATLGRMFLRDHARIIARGVLATIEALVGQAKAHHGVAMPGRTHLQHAQPILLSHHLLAHAWALLRDVQRLQDWDKRAGVSPYGSGALAGSSLGLDPEAVAADLGFFSATHNSIDGTASRDVFAEFAWVTAMIGVDLSRVSEEVILWATKEFSFVTLHDSYSTGSSIMPQKKNPDVAELARGKAGRLIGNLTGLLATLKGLPLAYNRDLQEDKEPVFDAADTLELLLPAVSGMIATLKFNTERMESLAPQGFALATDIAEWLVRQGVPFREAHELSGAAVKQAESRDVELWDLTDEEYAAISEHLTPEVRTVLSTEGSLNSRNSQGGTAPAAVERQLLALEGELAGVRDYAA, from the coding sequence TTGGCTGAGCAGACTCCGGTTTCGACAGGCTCAACCACCGGCTCGACGAACACCGGCGCACTGTGGGGCGGCCGGTTCGCCGGCGGCCCCGCGGATGCCCTCGCAGCCCTGAGCAAGTCCACGCACTTTGACTGGCGGCTGGCCCGCTACGACATCGCCGGCTCCAAAGCGCACGCCCGCGTGCTGCACAAGGCCGGGCTGCTGGACGACGCCGAGCTCGACGGCATGCTGGACGCCCTGGGCCGGCTGGATGACGATGTCGCCTCAGGCGCGTACTTGCCGGCGGAATCCGATGAGGACGTGCACGGGTCACTGGAACGCGGCCTGATCGAGCGCGCCGGCACCCAGCTGGGCGGCAAGCTCCGCGCCGGCCGGTCCCGCAACGACCAGGTGGCCACGCTGGGCCGCATGTTCCTGCGTGACCACGCCCGGATCATCGCGCGCGGCGTGCTGGCAACCATCGAGGCGCTGGTGGGGCAGGCCAAGGCCCACCACGGTGTGGCCATGCCCGGCCGCACGCACCTGCAGCATGCCCAGCCCATCCTGCTCAGCCACCACCTGCTGGCCCATGCCTGGGCGCTGCTGCGCGATGTGCAGCGGCTCCAGGACTGGGACAAGCGCGCGGGGGTTTCGCCGTACGGCTCCGGTGCCCTCGCAGGCTCGTCGCTGGGCCTGGACCCGGAGGCCGTCGCGGCGGACCTGGGCTTCTTCTCCGCCACGCACAACTCGATTGACGGCACCGCCTCCCGCGATGTTTTCGCCGAGTTTGCCTGGGTGACGGCCATGATCGGCGTGGACCTGTCCCGCGTTTCGGAGGAAGTCATCCTGTGGGCCACGAAGGAGTTTTCCTTTGTGACCCTGCACGATTCCTACTCCACCGGCTCCTCGATCATGCCGCAGAAGAAGAACCCCGACGTCGCCGAGCTGGCCCGCGGCAAGGCAGGGCGCCTGATCGGCAACCTGACCGGGCTGCTGGCCACGCTCAAGGGCCTGCCGCTCGCGTACAACCGCGACCTGCAGGAGGACAAGGAACCGGTCTTCGACGCCGCCGACACCCTGGAGCTGCTGCTTCCGGCTGTCTCCGGCATGATCGCGACGCTGAAGTTCAACACGGAACGGATGGAGTCGCTGGCACCGCAGGGCTTCGCGCTGGCCACGGACATTGCCGAGTGGCTGGTCCGCCAGGGCGTTCCGTTCCGCGAGGCGCACGAGCTCTCCGGAGCAGCGGTCAAGCAGGCCGAAAGCCGCGACGTGGAGCTGTGGGATCTGACGGATGAGGAATACGCCGCCATCTCGGAGCACCTGACACCGGAGGTCCGCACGGTCCTGTCCACCGAAGGGTCGCTCAACAGCCGCAACTCACAGGGCGGCACCGCACCCGCCGCCGTCGAACGCCAGCTGCTCGCGCTGGAAGGCGAGCTCGCCGGCGTGCGGGACTACGCAGCCTAA
- a CDS encoding argininosuccinate synthase — MTERIVLAYSGGLDTSVAIGWIGEATGAEVIAVAVDVGQGGESLETIRQRALGCGAVEAYVADASDEFANEYCMPTLKANALYQGHYPLVSAISRPVIVKHLVKAAREFGATTVAHGCTGKGNDQVRFEVGIQTLGPDLKCIAPVRDLALTRDKAIAFAEEKGLPIETTKKNPYSIDQNVWGRAVETGYLEDIWNAPTKDIYDYTATPEFPPAPDEVTISFEAGVPVAIDGVRVTPLQAIKELNRRAGAQGVGRIDVVEDRLVGIKSREIYEAPGAMALITAHKHLEDITVEREQARFKATVGQRWAELVYDGQWFSPLKRSLDAFIEDTQKYVTGDIRMVLHGGQAIVNGRRSETSLYDFDLATYDTGDTFDQSMARGFIELWGMSAKVASGRDIRVAGK; from the coding sequence GTGACTGAGCGCATTGTTCTGGCCTACTCCGGTGGCCTCGATACTTCCGTTGCCATCGGCTGGATCGGTGAAGCCACCGGTGCCGAGGTCATCGCCGTAGCGGTCGACGTCGGACAGGGCGGCGAGTCGCTGGAGACCATCCGCCAGCGCGCCCTCGGCTGCGGCGCCGTTGAAGCCTACGTGGCCGACGCGTCGGACGAGTTCGCCAACGAATACTGCATGCCCACGCTGAAGGCCAACGCCCTCTACCAGGGCCACTACCCGCTGGTTTCGGCCATCTCCCGGCCGGTCATCGTCAAGCACCTGGTCAAGGCCGCCCGTGAATTCGGCGCCACCACCGTGGCCCACGGCTGCACCGGCAAGGGCAACGACCAGGTCCGCTTTGAGGTGGGCATCCAGACCCTCGGCCCGGATCTGAAGTGCATCGCACCGGTCCGCGACCTCGCCCTCACCCGCGACAAGGCCATCGCCTTCGCCGAGGAAAAGGGACTGCCGATCGAGACCACCAAGAAGAACCCGTACTCGATCGACCAGAACGTCTGGGGACGCGCCGTCGAAACCGGTTACCTTGAGGACATCTGGAACGCGCCCACCAAGGACATCTACGACTACACCGCGACGCCGGAGTTCCCGCCGGCCCCGGATGAGGTCACTATTTCCTTCGAAGCCGGCGTGCCGGTAGCGATCGACGGCGTCCGGGTCACCCCGCTGCAGGCCATCAAGGAACTGAACCGCCGTGCCGGCGCGCAGGGTGTGGGCCGGATCGACGTCGTCGAGGACCGCCTCGTGGGCATCAAGTCCCGCGAAATCTACGAAGCCCCCGGCGCCATGGCGCTGATCACCGCGCACAAGCACCTTGAGGACATCACCGTCGAGCGCGAGCAGGCCCGCTTCAAGGCCACTGTTGGCCAGCGCTGGGCCGAACTGGTCTACGACGGCCAGTGGTTCTCACCGCTCAAGCGCTCCCTGGACGCGTTCATCGAAGACACCCAGAAGTACGTCACCGGTGACATCCGCATGGTGCTGCACGGTGGACAGGCGATCGTCAACGGCCGCCGCTCCGAGACCTCGCTCTACGACTTCGACCTCGCCACCTACGACACCGGCGACACGTTCGACCAGTCCATGGCGCGCGGCTTCATCGAACTGTGGGGCATGTCCGCCAAGGTTGCCTCAGGCCGCGATATCCGCGTCGCAGGAAAGTAA
- the argC gene encoding N-acetyl-gamma-glutamyl-phosphate reductase, with protein MTISVAVSGASGYAGGEVLRLLAGHPDVTIGAITAHSNAGSRLGELQPHLHGLASRILEDTTVENLSGHDVVFLALPHGASAEIAAQLPEGTVVIDAGADHRLEDPAAWEKFYGSAHAGTWPYGLPELPGQREALKGATRIAVPGCYPTSALLALAPGFAAKLLQPDDVVIVSASGTSGAGKAAKVNLIGSEVMGSMSPYGVGGGHRHTPEIEQGLSNAAGESVTVSFTPTLAPMSRGILTTATAKVKPGTTAADLRQAWADAYDDEPFVHLLPEGQWPATKSVQGSNHAAMQLALDEHTGRVIVTCVIDNLTKGTAGGAVQSMNIALGLPETAGLNLQGVAP; from the coding sequence ATGACTATTTCTGTTGCCGTCTCCGGAGCCAGCGGCTACGCCGGGGGAGAAGTCCTGCGGCTCCTGGCGGGACATCCGGACGTGACCATCGGCGCCATCACCGCGCACAGCAATGCAGGCTCCCGCCTTGGCGAGCTGCAGCCGCACCTGCACGGGCTTGCCAGCCGCATCCTGGAAGACACCACGGTGGAGAATCTTTCCGGGCATGATGTGGTGTTCCTGGCGCTCCCGCATGGCGCTTCCGCCGAGATCGCGGCACAGCTCCCGGAGGGGACCGTCGTGATCGACGCCGGCGCAGACCACCGCCTTGAAGATCCTGCCGCGTGGGAAAAGTTCTACGGCTCGGCCCACGCCGGAACGTGGCCCTACGGTCTGCCGGAGCTCCCCGGCCAGCGCGAGGCCCTCAAGGGCGCCACGCGGATCGCCGTCCCGGGCTGCTACCCGACCTCGGCCCTCCTGGCCCTGGCGCCCGGGTTCGCCGCCAAGCTGCTCCAGCCCGACGACGTCGTGATCGTTTCCGCCTCCGGCACCTCGGGTGCGGGCAAGGCCGCGAAGGTGAACCTCATCGGTTCTGAGGTGATGGGCTCCATGAGCCCCTACGGCGTGGGCGGCGGCCACCGCCACACCCCCGAGATTGAACAGGGCCTCTCCAATGCTGCCGGCGAGAGTGTCACGGTGTCCTTCACCCCGACGCTCGCGCCGATGAGCCGCGGCATCCTCACCACCGCCACCGCGAAGGTCAAGCCCGGCACCACGGCGGCGGACCTCCGCCAGGCGTGGGCTGATGCCTACGACGACGAACCGTTTGTCCACCTGCTGCCGGAAGGGCAGTGGCCCGCCACCAAGTCCGTCCAGGGCTCCAACCACGCGGCCATGCAGTTGGCCCTGGATGAACACACGGGCCGCGTGATTGTGACGTGCGTCATTGATAACCTCACCAAGGGGACTGCCGGCGGCGCCGTGCAGTCCATGAATATTGCGCTTGGCCTGCCGGAAACCGCCGGCCTCAACCTGCAGGGAGTTGCACCGTGA
- a CDS encoding quinone oxidoreductase — MQAIVARQPGGPEVLEIAEVDRPMPGPGQLLIKVAAAGVNFIDTYQRGGMYQVPFPFTPGSEAAGTVEELGEGTENFAVGSRVATAEGTKCYAGYAVLDAAKALPVPDGVDDLTAAALPLQGMTAHYLINSSFKVEPGHTVLTHAGAGGVGLLLIQLLKERGARVITTVSSEAKEELARDAGADHVLRYEGFPHHVRELTNGKGVDVVYDGVGRNTFDGSLSCLRTRGMLVLFGAASGAVPPVDPQRLNAGGSLTLTRPSLAHFLLNEQERRWRSAEIFAAAEKGHLKVRIGATYPLAEARRSHEDLEGRRTTGKVLLVP; from the coding sequence ATGCAAGCCATCGTTGCCCGCCAGCCCGGAGGTCCGGAAGTCCTCGAGATCGCCGAGGTGGACCGACCGATGCCGGGTCCCGGCCAGTTGCTCATCAAGGTGGCGGCAGCCGGGGTGAACTTCATCGACACCTACCAGCGCGGGGGCATGTACCAGGTCCCGTTCCCCTTTACGCCCGGCTCGGAAGCCGCTGGGACTGTAGAGGAGCTCGGCGAAGGCACCGAAAACTTCGCAGTCGGCAGCAGGGTGGCCACGGCCGAGGGCACTAAATGCTACGCCGGCTACGCGGTGCTCGATGCGGCCAAGGCACTTCCGGTGCCGGACGGCGTCGACGACCTGACGGCAGCTGCCTTGCCGCTCCAAGGCATGACCGCCCACTACCTCATCAATTCCTCCTTCAAGGTCGAACCGGGCCACACAGTACTGACGCACGCCGGAGCCGGCGGCGTCGGCCTGCTGCTGATCCAGCTGCTGAAGGAGAGGGGCGCCCGCGTCATCACCACGGTTTCCTCGGAGGCCAAGGAAGAACTTGCCCGCGACGCCGGGGCCGACCATGTGCTGCGGTACGAGGGCTTCCCCCACCATGTCCGCGAACTCACCAACGGGAAGGGTGTGGACGTGGTGTACGACGGCGTCGGCCGGAACACCTTTGACGGGTCCCTCTCCTGCCTCCGCACGCGAGGCATGCTGGTCCTGTTCGGGGCAGCCTCCGGGGCCGTACCGCCGGTGGATCCGCAGCGTCTCAACGCCGGCGGTTCGCTGACGCTGACGCGTCCGTCCCTGGCCCACTTCCTGCTCAACGAGCAGGAGCGCCGCTGGCGCTCGGCGGAGATCTTCGCTGCCGCAGAAAAGGGGCACTTAAAGGTACGGATCGGCGCCACCTACCCCCTGGCCGAGGCGCGGCGTTCCCATGAGGACCTCGAGGGACGGCGCACGACGGGCAAGGTCCTGCTGGTTCCCTGA
- a CDS encoding arginine repressor, producing MSVPPAAPGSSPATKTARQARITAILTGESVRSQAELAALLADDGVQVTQATLSRDLVELGAVRVRGKEGVLVYAVPGEGGERAAKSGVSQEILDARLARLCSELLVTAEASANIAVLRTPPGAANFLALAIDHSVMPSVLGTIAGDDTVLLVSRDPQGGQDLAVRFLQLAEEAGGGQ from the coding sequence GTGTCCGTCCCGCCTGCAGCGCCGGGCTCCAGCCCGGCCACCAAAACAGCCCGCCAGGCGCGCATCACCGCGATCCTGACGGGTGAATCGGTGCGCTCCCAGGCGGAGCTGGCCGCTTTGCTGGCGGACGACGGCGTCCAGGTCACCCAGGCCACGCTGTCCCGGGACCTCGTGGAACTCGGCGCCGTCCGGGTCCGCGGCAAGGAAGGCGTGCTGGTTTACGCCGTCCCCGGCGAGGGCGGCGAACGTGCGGCCAAGAGCGGGGTCAGCCAGGAGATCCTGGATGCCCGGCTTGCCCGGCTGTGCAGTGAACTCCTGGTCACGGCGGAAGCCTCGGCCAACATCGCGGTGCTCCGGACCCCGCCCGGTGCGGCCAACTTCCTGGCCCTGGCCATCGACCACTCGGTGATGCCCTCCGTCCTGGGGACAATTGCCGGTGACGACACCGTGCTGCTGGTTTCGCGGGATCCGCAGGGCGGGCAGGACCTCGCGGTCCGGTTCCTGCAGCTCGCCGAGGAAGCCGGCGGCGGCCAGTAG
- a CDS encoding acetylornithine transaminase — protein sequence MSNVEDLDKLDHQSPVVELVETKGHTSGAEWLTRYSTSLMGVFGTPQRVLVRGAGCLVWDADGKEYLDLLGGIAVNALGHAHPFVTSVISSQLATLGHVSNFFTSPTQIALAEKLLALTHAPAGSKVFFANSGTEAVEAAFKLARRNGASPDGTTGKRTKIIALEGAFHGRTMGALALTAKEAYRAPFEPLPGGVVHIPFGDVAALEAAIDESVAAVFLEPIQGEAGVRPLPPGYLKAAREATTKAGALLILDEVQTGIGRTGKWLATEDAGIVPDAITLAKGLGGGFPIGALLTFGEQTSSLLTAGQHGTTFGGNPVATAAALATLHAIESQRVLENVAAVGDYLRAGLAAVDGVTEIRGEGLLIGFDLDADVAPAVVTAGLDAGFIVNSPGPHTIRLAPPLILTKDQAGTFLAALPALLQTAKDAQ from the coding sequence ATGAGTAACGTCGAAGATCTCGACAAGCTCGATCACCAGAGCCCGGTGGTTGAGCTTGTCGAAACCAAGGGGCACACCAGCGGGGCTGAGTGGCTTACGCGCTACTCCACGTCCTTGATGGGCGTCTTTGGCACGCCGCAGCGTGTCCTGGTCCGTGGTGCCGGCTGCCTGGTCTGGGACGCCGACGGCAAGGAATACCTGGACCTGCTCGGCGGTATTGCCGTCAACGCCCTGGGCCACGCCCATCCGTTTGTCACGTCCGTGATTTCGAGCCAGCTGGCCACCCTGGGCCATGTCTCCAATTTCTTCACCAGCCCCACGCAGATCGCACTGGCCGAAAAGCTGCTGGCACTGACGCACGCCCCGGCGGGCTCCAAAGTATTCTTCGCCAACTCGGGAACCGAAGCCGTCGAGGCCGCCTTCAAACTGGCCCGGCGCAACGGAGCCAGCCCGGACGGCACCACGGGCAAACGCACCAAGATCATCGCCCTCGAAGGCGCCTTCCATGGACGCACCATGGGTGCCCTGGCCCTGACCGCCAAGGAAGCCTACCGCGCACCGTTTGAGCCGTTGCCCGGTGGCGTGGTCCACATCCCGTTCGGCGACGTCGCAGCCCTGGAAGCAGCCATCGACGAAAGCGTGGCCGCCGTTTTCCTGGAGCCCATCCAGGGCGAAGCCGGAGTGCGGCCCCTGCCTCCTGGCTACCTGAAGGCAGCCCGCGAAGCGACCACAAAGGCCGGCGCCCTGCTGATCCTGGACGAGGTCCAGACCGGAATCGGCCGGACCGGCAAATGGCTCGCGACGGAGGACGCCGGGATTGTTCCGGACGCCATCACCCTGGCAAAGGGCCTCGGCGGCGGCTTCCCCATCGGAGCGCTGCTCACTTTCGGTGAGCAGACGTCGTCGCTCCTGACCGCGGGCCAGCACGGCACCACCTTCGGCGGCAACCCGGTGGCGACGGCGGCCGCGCTGGCCACCCTGCACGCGATCGAAAGCCAGCGGGTACTGGAAAATGTTGCTGCCGTGGGGGACTACCTCCGCGCCGGACTCGCCGCCGTCGACGGCGTCACCGAAATCCGCGGCGAAGGCCTGCTCATCGGCTTCGACCTGGACGCCGACGTGGCTCCCGCCGTCGTGACCGCAGGCCTTGACGCCGGTTTCATCGTCAACAGCCCCGGCCCGCACACCATCCGGCTCGCCCCGCCGCTGATCCTCACCAAGGACCAGGCCGGCACCTTCCTCGCCGCCCTCCCGGCACTCCTCCAGACAGCTAAGGACGCGCAGTGA
- the argJ gene encoding bifunctional glutamate N-acetyltransferase/amino-acid acetyltransferase ArgJ: MTVTAPLGFRAAGVTAGLKTSGKPDFALVVNDGPSKAAAAVFTSNRVAAAPVHWSRQVVSDGRVDAVVLNSGGANACTGPQGFQNTHSTAEKVAAVLGISATDVFVCSTGLIGEQLPMDKILPGVEAASAALSTDGGPDAATAIMTTDSVPKSALFIGTDADGQEFTIGGIAKGAGMLAPGLATMLVVLTTDADVEAEMLDVVLRDATRVTFDRADSDGCMSTNDTVVLLASGASGAVPSAEAFGAGLTQVCAELARKLIGDAEGASHDIAIRTFNAASERDAETVSRSVARSNLFKAAIFGKDPNWGRVLSAVGTTDAVFEPDQLNVAINGIQICRNGSIGDDRNLVDLEPREVLVDIDLQSGDAEATIWTNDLTHDYVHENSAYSS, from the coding sequence GTGACCGTTACCGCCCCCCTGGGATTCCGCGCCGCAGGCGTCACCGCCGGGCTGAAGACCTCCGGCAAGCCGGACTTCGCCCTGGTGGTCAACGACGGCCCGTCCAAGGCCGCGGCCGCCGTCTTCACCAGCAACCGGGTGGCTGCGGCGCCCGTCCACTGGTCCCGCCAGGTGGTCTCGGACGGCCGCGTGGACGCAGTGGTCCTCAACTCCGGCGGCGCCAACGCCTGTACCGGTCCCCAAGGGTTCCAGAACACCCACAGCACGGCCGAAAAAGTAGCCGCGGTCCTCGGCATCTCGGCGACGGACGTGTTTGTCTGTTCCACCGGCCTGATCGGCGAGCAGCTGCCCATGGACAAGATCCTCCCGGGCGTCGAGGCTGCCTCGGCAGCGCTCAGCACGGACGGCGGTCCGGATGCGGCCACCGCCATCATGACCACAGACTCGGTGCCCAAGTCCGCACTGTTCATCGGCACGGACGCCGACGGCCAGGAGTTCACCATCGGCGGCATCGCCAAGGGCGCCGGCATGCTGGCACCCGGCCTGGCCACCATGCTGGTGGTCCTCACCACCGACGCCGACGTCGAAGCGGAAATGCTCGACGTCGTCCTCCGCGACGCCACGCGCGTCACCTTCGACCGGGCTGATTCGGACGGCTGCATGTCCACCAATGACACCGTGGTGCTGCTGGCTTCCGGGGCGTCCGGTGCCGTCCCGTCCGCCGAAGCCTTTGGGGCCGGGCTGACCCAGGTGTGCGCCGAACTGGCGCGCAAGCTGATCGGGGACGCCGAAGGCGCCAGCCACGACATCGCCATCCGTACGTTCAACGCTGCCAGCGAGCGGGACGCCGAAACGGTCAGCCGCTCCGTGGCCCGGTCCAACCTGTTCAAAGCAGCCATCTTCGGCAAGGACCCCAACTGGGGCCGCGTGCTGTCCGCCGTGGGCACCACGGACGCCGTGTTCGAACCGGACCAGCTGAACGTGGCCATCAATGGCATCCAGATCTGCCGCAACGGCAGCATCGGCGACGACCGCAACCTGGTGGACCTCGAACCCCGCGAAGTCCTGGTGGACATTGATCTGCAGTCCGGTGACGCCGAAGCCACCATCTGGACCAACGACCTCACCCACGACTACGTCCACGAGAACAGCGCCTACTCAAGCTGA
- the argB gene encoding acetylglutamate kinase: MNTQTRETTSMSDAQSKAGTLIEALPWIQRFAGTTMVIKYGGNAMVNEELRRAFAEDVVFLHHVGIHPVVVHGGGPQINSMLARLGIESEFKGGLRVTTPEAMDVVRMVLTGQVGRELVGLINSHGPYAVGMSGEDGGLLRAVRTGTVIDGEEVDLGLVGEVVGVNPEGILDILAAGRIPVISTVAPEIESDGLETAAGEVQTTGQVLNVNADTAAAALAEALGASKLVILTDVEGLYANWPDRSSLISSLTASELRELLPSLESGMIPKMEACLKAIDGGVERAHIVDGRLPHSMLLETFTTAGIGTQVVPDTEEDS, from the coding sequence ATGAACACCCAGACCCGTGAAACGACGTCCATGAGTGATGCCCAAAGCAAAGCCGGCACGCTGATCGAGGCGCTGCCCTGGATCCAGCGGTTCGCCGGCACTACCATGGTGATCAAATACGGCGGCAACGCCATGGTCAACGAGGAACTGCGCCGCGCCTTCGCCGAAGACGTAGTGTTCCTGCACCATGTGGGCATCCACCCCGTAGTGGTCCACGGCGGCGGTCCGCAGATCAATTCCATGCTGGCTCGGCTGGGGATCGAGTCCGAGTTTAAAGGCGGCCTCCGCGTCACCACCCCCGAAGCCATGGACGTGGTGCGGATGGTCCTCACCGGCCAGGTGGGCCGCGAACTGGTGGGCCTGATCAACTCCCATGGCCCGTATGCCGTGGGAATGTCCGGTGAAGACGGCGGCCTGCTCCGCGCCGTCCGGACCGGCACTGTCATTGACGGCGAGGAAGTGGACCTGGGCCTGGTGGGCGAAGTTGTCGGCGTCAACCCGGAGGGCATCCTGGACATCCTGGCCGCCGGCCGTATACCCGTCATCTCCACCGTGGCACCGGAAATCGAGTCCGACGGCCTCGAGACGGCAGCCGGAGAGGTCCAGACCACGGGGCAGGTCCTCAATGTGAACGCGGACACCGCCGCGGCCGCCCTCGCCGAAGCCCTGGGGGCCTCCAAGCTGGTGATCCTCACCGACGTCGAAGGACTGTACGCCAACTGGCCGGACCGGTCCTCCCTCATCTCCTCCCTGACGGCCTCGGAGCTTCGCGAGCTTTTGCCCTCGTTGGAATCAGGCATGATCCCCAAGATGGAAGCGTGCCTCAAGGCCATTGACGGCGGAGTGGAACGCGCGCACATCGTGGACGGCCGCCTGCCGCACTCGATGCTCCTGGAAACATTCACGACGGCGGGCATCGGCACGCAGGTCGTCCCCGATACAGAGGAAGATTCATGA